In the genome of Elusimicrobiaceae bacterium, one region contains:
- a CDS encoding alpha-2-macroglobulin family protein → MYSAMNVPQVLYAQKSVAEGDFITEYGSMKASAGGAPALPEGVEPKALEPRARVNSGCYGGIDLSTATPFVFTGVYLPSRAKWAWAFDNVTGIGLTVKSSPVNGLVWTTDLSAGEPLGRVNITLRDGKNNVVWTGRTDGDGLAELPGWGALGLAADSEWESPDLWAFAEKKGDIAALSLDFASGLEPWRFGLPARFEKPAGTARTLVFTDRGLYRPGETVSVKGFLRRYGKKGVTYAGVRELAVTVADGGNATVSSFTASVSDSSSFDFSFPLSKTAGPGFWSVRLSNPDPAGPKVDEQANFQVEAFKRAQFAVSVTPLQKNYYRGDTFSAAVDGWYLAGAPMAGAEAEWSLLLSPAPFAPCGLGSYTFVNADYTPDRVLAAGRGRLDENGRLSFSVAGVTATVTRPYSLIAEASVLSPDMQRLFSRTAATLHPADFYLGVAGPWRVEKSTTPVFAGIVSVRPDGAPAPGVAVTAGLARREYRNAARAGLSGRLEIVSEEKIIPVSTFSYTSGSGEYRWPIPQDLPPGSYRLALNGERGGRANATAFTFYVPGDGGVSWERDDTDLVALAADKSGYKPGDTAKIMIKSPFEKAWALITVESAGVVESRVERISGGAEEIKLKLRAGHVPNIYVGVVLVNGRTAKPTASSLDAGKPKAKFGYINIPVSPDENRLIVRLKPETKEYRPGAEAAVEIRTLDAEGDGTPAEVAFYAVDEGVLNLTDYGTPDPFGAVYETRPLGVKTADSRPLVLGQRNFGEKGENRGGGGGGAAGGVDIRSNFIPLAAWMPAVMTDRKGSARVAFRLPDTLTSYRIIAVAASETRFGSSTDTIRVSKPLMLKAALPRFARKGDTFKAGAVLINYSTATVSARVEMNVSGALAAAANAPSEVTLKAGAAKRLEWSFSAISTGPAALVFTARAGEESDGLEQEIPVVQGELPETTAVSMAIARSGVQTLKRPADALSAELAVVLSPTALASLKLPAEYLLGYRYECLEQKLSKLAPLLVSEKFARRWLAQDTDALKKQASELFANLASYKGPGGGFGYWEDSSYSDPWLTSYVLETYAAASKRGYRADPPVIAGAVNYLQGLIKNGSGDSAAYALYALALNGSFWPDAFARLYGARDTLSGEGVSCLLRAASRLGVKDEQRAELSRMLLNRQNIGGDAAFFGETAFSARSHASAVKTTALCMQALLESDGTFPAAGKVARWLVRQQKNGRWNNTADNAAALRALEYYYSAYEKPEQAFTAKVTAGADALMRVRFENLAPVLATAAFDALMLTRSSASVPVRFEKDGDGRLYYTMALKTVPAAYKTPLARGFSVTRAVKAPGGGKLRPGVRAEVTVSVNTAQDRYFVALEDFVAAGFEIVNTDLSGQAGVASAGSADAGWFSGDYAPGFHKVQRYDDRIAAFAEFLPAGQHEFTYMVQAVAEGDYGAPAGFVSCMYEPDVFGRTATGRVKILPLAK, encoded by the coding sequence GTGTACAGCGCAATGAACGTGCCGCAGGTGTTGTATGCGCAGAAGTCCGTGGCGGAAGGGGATTTCATAACCGAGTACGGCAGCATGAAAGCCTCAGCCGGCGGCGCTCCGGCCCTGCCGGAAGGAGTGGAGCCGAAGGCGCTGGAACCGCGCGCGCGCGTCAACAGCGGCTGTTACGGCGGGATAGATCTTTCCACTGCAACGCCGTTCGTGTTTACCGGCGTGTATCTGCCTTCGCGCGCCAAATGGGCGTGGGCGTTCGATAACGTTACGGGTATCGGGCTTACCGTGAAATCCTCGCCCGTGAACGGGCTGGTGTGGACTACCGATTTAAGCGCAGGCGAGCCGCTGGGCCGGGTCAATATCACCCTGCGCGACGGAAAAAACAACGTGGTCTGGACCGGGCGCACCGATGGCGACGGGCTGGCCGAACTGCCCGGCTGGGGCGCGCTCGGGCTGGCCGCGGACAGTGAATGGGAATCGCCGGATCTGTGGGCTTTCGCCGAAAAAAAAGGCGATATCGCGGCGCTGTCGCTTGATTTCGCTTCCGGCCTGGAGCCCTGGCGTTTCGGGCTGCCCGCCCGGTTTGAAAAACCGGCCGGCACGGCCAGGACGCTTGTTTTTACCGATCGCGGGCTTTACCGGCCCGGTGAAACGGTCAGCGTCAAAGGGTTCCTGCGCCGGTACGGCAAAAAAGGCGTGACTTACGCCGGAGTGCGCGAGCTTGCGGTGACAGTGGCTGACGGGGGGAATGCGACAGTGTCCAGTTTTACGGCGTCCGTGTCGGACAGCTCCTCGTTCGATTTCAGCTTCCCGCTCTCCAAAACCGCCGGACCCGGGTTCTGGAGCGTGCGGCTGTCCAACCCCGATCCCGCCGGCCCCAAGGTGGATGAGCAGGCGAATTTTCAGGTGGAGGCGTTTAAGCGGGCGCAGTTCGCGGTTTCGGTTACGCCGCTTCAGAAGAACTATTATCGGGGCGACACTTTTTCGGCGGCTGTGGACGGCTGGTATCTGGCCGGCGCGCCTATGGCGGGCGCGGAGGCGGAATGGTCGCTCCTGCTCTCGCCCGCGCCGTTCGCGCCCTGCGGGCTGGGCTCCTATACTTTCGTGAACGCGGATTATACGCCGGACCGTGTTCTGGCCGCCGGCCGGGGCCGGCTTGATGAAAACGGCAGGCTGTCGTTTTCCGTGGCCGGGGTCACCGCTACGGTAACGCGCCCGTACAGCCTGATAGCCGAAGCGTCGGTGTTAAGCCCCGATATGCAGAGACTGTTTTCCAGAACCGCCGCCACTTTGCATCCGGCGGATTTTTATCTGGGCGTGGCCGGGCCGTGGCGGGTGGAAAAAAGCACGACGCCGGTTTTTGCGGGCATCGTTTCCGTGCGGCCTGACGGCGCGCCAGCGCCCGGCGTGGCGGTTACGGCGGGTCTTGCCCGCAGGGAGTACCGCAACGCGGCGCGGGCGGGCCTGTCGGGGCGGCTGGAAATCGTGTCGGAAGAAAAAATCATTCCGGTCTCCACGTTTTCGTACACGTCCGGCTCCGGCGAATACCGCTGGCCCATACCGCAGGATCTGCCGCCGGGTTCGTACCGCCTGGCGCTGAACGGCGAGCGCGGCGGCCGCGCAAACGCCACGGCTTTCACTTTTTATGTGCCCGGCGACGGGGGGGTGTCGTGGGAACGCGACGACACCGATCTGGTCGCGCTTGCGGCCGATAAAAGCGGGTACAAACCCGGCGACACCGCGAAAATAATGATCAAGTCCCCCTTTGAAAAGGCGTGGGCGCTGATCACCGTGGAAAGCGCGGGCGTGGTGGAGAGCCGTGTGGAGCGCATCAGTGGCGGCGCCGAGGAAATCAAGCTGAAACTGCGCGCCGGGCATGTGCCGAATATTTATGTCGGCGTGGTGCTTGTTAACGGCAGAACGGCCAAGCCGACAGCGTCATCGCTCGACGCGGGCAAGCCGAAAGCCAAATTCGGGTATATCAACATTCCGGTAAGCCCCGACGAGAACCGGCTAATCGTGCGGTTAAAGCCCGAAACGAAAGAATACAGGCCGGGCGCGGAGGCGGCTGTCGAGATCCGCACGCTGGACGCGGAAGGCGACGGCACGCCTGCGGAAGTGGCTTTTTACGCGGTTGACGAGGGCGTGCTTAATCTGACGGATTACGGCACGCCCGACCCGTTCGGCGCGGTTTACGAAACCCGCCCGCTCGGAGTTAAAACGGCCGATTCCCGTCCGCTCGTGCTGGGCCAGCGCAATTTCGGAGAGAAAGGCGAGAACCGGGGCGGCGGAGGCGGCGGCGCCGCGGGCGGGGTGGACATACGCTCGAATTTCATACCGCTTGCCGCATGGATGCCGGCGGTGATGACCGACCGCAAAGGCTCTGCGCGTGTTGCGTTCAGGCTGCCGGACACGCTTACTTCGTACAGGATAATCGCCGTCGCCGCGTCTGAAACGCGGTTCGGCAGTTCCACGGACACTATCAGGGTTTCCAAGCCGCTCATGCTTAAAGCCGCGCTGCCTCGCTTCGCCAGAAAAGGCGACACGTTCAAGGCCGGCGCGGTGCTGATAAACTATTCAACCGCCACGGTTTCCGCCAGAGTCGAAATGAACGTTTCTGGCGCGCTGGCGGCCGCCGCGAACGCGCCGAGTGAGGTTACTCTGAAAGCGGGCGCGGCCAAACGGCTGGAATGGTCTTTCAGCGCAATATCAACCGGCCCCGCCGCGCTGGTTTTCACTGCGCGGGCGGGCGAAGAGAGCGACGGGCTGGAACAGGAAATACCCGTAGTGCAGGGCGAGCTGCCGGAAACGACGGCGGTTTCGATGGCGATCGCAAGATCCGGCGTTCAGACTCTCAAGCGTCCGGCTGACGCGCTGAGCGCGGAGCTGGCGGTTGTCCTGTCGCCGACCGCGCTGGCGAGTCTTAAACTGCCGGCGGAATATTTGCTCGGGTACCGCTATGAGTGTCTGGAGCAGAAACTGTCGAAACTCGCGCCGCTTCTGGTGTCGGAAAAATTCGCCCGGCGCTGGCTTGCGCAGGATACTGACGCGCTGAAAAAACAGGCGTCCGAGCTGTTTGCCAATCTCGCTTCCTATAAAGGACCGGGCGGCGGGTTCGGATACTGGGAGGATTCTTCCTATTCCGACCCGTGGCTTACCTCCTATGTGCTGGAAACTTACGCCGCCGCGTCAAAACGCGGCTACCGGGCCGACCCGCCGGTCATCGCCGGCGCTGTGAATTATCTGCAGGGCCTGATTAAAAACGGCAGCGGCGACAGCGCCGCTTATGCCCTGTACGCGCTTGCGCTTAACGGCAGTTTCTGGCCGGACGCGTTTGCGAGGCTTTACGGAGCGCGGGACACGCTGTCCGGCGAAGGCGTTTCCTGTCTTTTGCGCGCGGCTTCCAGGCTTGGCGTGAAGGACGAACAGCGCGCGGAACTGTCGCGCATGCTGCTCAACCGGCAAAACATCGGCGGTGACGCGGCGTTTTTCGGCGAAACGGCTTTTTCGGCGCGCTCGCACGCGAGCGCGGTAAAAACAACCGCGCTCTGCATGCAGGCGCTGCTGGAGTCGGACGGCACGTTTCCCGCCGCGGGCAAGGTCGCCCGCTGGCTCGTCCGCCAGCAGAAAAACGGGCGGTGGAACAACACCGCCGACAACGCCGCCGCCCTTCGCGCGCTTGAATATTATTATTCGGCCTATGAAAAACCGGAACAGGCTTTTACGGCGAAAGTGACTGCCGGGGCTGACGCGCTTATGCGTGTCCGGTTCGAGAATCTCGCGCCGGTTCTGGCCACCGCCGCGTTCGACGCGCTTATGCTGACGCGTTCCTCCGCTTCCGTGCCCGTACGGTTTGAAAAAGACGGCGACGGCCGGCTTTATTACACCATGGCACTTAAAACCGTGCCGGCCGCGTATAAAACTCCGCTCGCACGCGGTTTCTCCGTTACGCGGGCAG
- a CDS encoding Ig-like domain-containing protein gives MKKIHAFAVAVLLNMVFAACGWAQVRVLSVSPDGLLRDGETPGVVTVMFSEPMVALGAASHKLPCPFLLEPAVSGVCRWADTATAVFTPDEPFEFSRVYKVTVPKGVKAVSGSALAGEVRRAFVTPLVRLLGSDPQNGARWVSRYPTVFLRFNQPVRYDAARNFITLADSSGSKIPCGVRKAKPEEVEKLFPPYITNEGEIPPSTATVLAVKPVLALKPDSEYFLAVAAGLPGAGGAGARLAEGVRFYTYGGLEFKGVSASSGCLPANYAVKLSNPVRYSDFAEHLAVPDGLKKNAVPAYISGGFGFARPAERAYSYQLDWLDFEPGRTYDFTLTKGLKDVFGNTLPADRTFSVTAGDYCPRVSFAGGFGVLENMF, from the coding sequence ATGAAAAAGATTCATGCGTTTGCGGTTGCCGTTTTGCTGAATATGGTTTTCGCCGCCTGCGGCTGGGCGCAGGTGCGGGTGCTGTCGGTTTCGCCCGACGGCTTGCTGCGGGACGGGGAAACGCCGGGCGTCGTTACCGTGATGTTCAGCGAGCCGATGGTCGCGCTGGGCGCAGCGTCCCATAAATTACCCTGCCCGTTTTTGCTGGAGCCTGCGGTCAGCGGCGTCTGCCGCTGGGCTGATACGGCGACCGCCGTATTTACTCCGGACGAACCGTTCGAATTTTCACGCGTATATAAGGTGACGGTGCCAAAAGGCGTCAAAGCCGTTTCCGGCTCGGCGCTTGCCGGTGAGGTGCGGCGCGCGTTTGTCACGCCGCTGGTGCGGCTACTCGGCAGTGATCCGCAAAACGGCGCGCGCTGGGTGTCGCGGTACCCGACGGTGTTTTTGCGGTTCAATCAGCCGGTCAGATATGATGCCGCGCGCAATTTCATCACGCTGGCCGACTCGTCCGGTTCGAAAATACCCTGCGGTGTGCGCAAGGCGAAGCCGGAGGAAGTGGAAAAACTTTTTCCGCCGTATATAACGAACGAGGGTGAAATCCCGCCGTCCACCGCCACGGTGCTGGCGGTCAAGCCGGTGCTTGCGCTCAAGCCGGATTCGGAATATTTCCTTGCAGTCGCCGCCGGTCTGCCGGGCGCGGGCGGCGCGGGCGCGCGGCTTGCGGAGGGTGTCCGTTTTTACACTTACGGCGGGCTGGAATTCAAGGGCGTAAGCGCTTCCAGCGGGTGTCTGCCGGCGAATTATGCGGTGAAACTGTCAAATCCGGTCAGATATTCGGATTTTGCGGAGCATCTGGCTGTGCCGGACGGGCTGAAAAAAAACGCCGTGCCGGCATATATATCCGGCGGTTTTGGCTTCGCGCGGCCGGCGGAGCGGGCCTATTCATATCAGCTTGACTGGCTGGATTTCGAGCCGGGCCGCACCTATGATTTTACACTGACAAAGGGGCTTAAGGACGTGTTCGGCAACACCCTGCCGGCCGACAGGACGTTTAGCGTAACCGCAGGGGATTACTGCCCGCGCGTGTCGTTTGCCGGAGGGTTTGGCGTGCTGGAAAACATGTTCTAG